The genomic region ATGGTCACACGACAGAATGCCAGGAGTACATCAAGACCATCGCCTCCCTTAACCCCGTGCCGGTTGACCGTACTAACGAGTTCGTAACGCAAATAAACGGAGTCCCTGCGAAGGAGGCCGAGTTCCCGCACCAGGTCCGACTCGGCCAGTGGCTCtacgaggacgacgatgatCCGAGTTTCATCCTCCGCTGCGGTGGGGCTTTGATCAGTGAAAACTACGTTTTGGTATCCGGTCACTGCATTTGGGCTGTGGGTGATATAAGTGATGGGTATGTTTCTCTTGGGCGCCACGACTATACGAAAAACTCGTCCCTACCGGAGGTACAGATCAAACATGGATCAGATAACTTCATACAGCATCCGAACTTTAAACTGCAATCGGCGTACGACGACATCGGGCTGTACCTTTTGACAGAGCCGGTCAACTTCACCTCCCACATCTATCCGGCCTGTCTCTGGACGGACGAAAGTCCCCTGCAACTGAACAAATTCACTGCAACCTCGTTTACACTGGGGAAGGCAGGTACGTTGGAAAGCTCCTAATATCCGGACGAAATTTtcatgtgtttttgttgtgaCAGTGAACGACTCGGATGATACGCACGTGGCGAAGCTCCTCGTGAACGTAGTCCCTAATGCTGAATGTGACGCGGAATTTGTGAACAGTACCTATTTCGATGACGGTCTGACCGACAATCACATCTGTGTGGAGTCGCCCGTTGAGTGGAAATCGGCCTGCCAAGGAGACATGGGTGGTTTGCT from Anopheles coustani chromosome 3, idAnoCousDA_361_x.2, whole genome shotgun sequence harbors:
- the LOC131258690 gene encoding serine protease snake-like, which codes for MVTKGVAVFSAIVLGCFLCGVQGVRVAEQKCQEYIKTIASLNPVPVDRTNEFVTQINGVPAKEAEFPHQVRLGQWLYEDDDDPSFILRCGGALISENYVLVSGHCIWAVGDISDGYVSLGRHDYTKNSSLPEVQIKHGSDNFIQHPNFKLQSAYDDIGLYLLTEPVNFTSHIYPACLWTDESPLQLNKFTATSFTLGKAVNDSDDTHVAKLLVNVVPNAECDAEFVNSTYFDDGLTDNHICVESPVEWKSACQGDMGGLLQTLEKDSKTVYRLYGVEPSGNDCEENHLKFSYTKVQKYLDWIEEIVWGA